GAGCGGTAGACGGGCTCCTCACAGGTGCCGACGGCCGTCGTCGCGACCGTGAACTCCTCGTGGGTGTCGAGGTCCCCCCCGACGTAGGCGCCCCCGACGGCCTCGCAGACGTCGCTCGCCCCCGTGACGAACTCCCGAACTACCTCCCCGTCGAACTCGGGGGCGGCGTAGACCGCGACCGCGGCGGTGGCCTCCCCTCCCATCGCCGCCAGATCTGACAGCGACGCGCCGACGGCCCGCCAGCCGGCCGTGTACCGGGTCGTCCCCGCGGGGAAGTCGGTCGTCTCGTGGAGCATATCGGTGGTGATCGCGAGCCCCTCGACCACGGCAGCATCGTCGCCCGCGTGCGAGAGCTCCCCCGCGAGCAGTCGAAGCGTCGCCCGTTCGTCCATACCACCCCATCCGCCGACGGGAGCAAAAACGACCCGATCGGCGATGAACAACGACGCTTTTAAACACGTCAGCGCCGAATCCTCGCCAATGACGACGCTCTATGACGTGCCAGCGGACGAGCTTATCGAGGAGCTCTCGGACCGGCTCGCGGACCGACTCAAGCGGCCCGACTGGGCCGCCTACGCCAAGACCGGCCCCAGCCGCGATCTCCCGCCCGAACGCGAGGACTTCTGGTCGGTCCGTGCGGCCAGCCTGCTCCGGAAGGTCGCCATCGACGGTCCCGTCGGCGTCGAGCGCCTCGCGACCCACTACGGGAGCGCGAAGCGCGGCTCGAACCGCTACCAGGTCGCCCCGCCGAAACAGGCCGACGGCAGCGACAACGTCATCCGGACGATCCTCCAGCAGTTCGAGGAGGAGGGTCTCGTCTCCCAGCAGGGCGAGGCCGGCCGCGTGCTGACCGCCGAGGGCCGCAGCCTGATCGATGAGACGGCCGGCGACGTGCTCGCCGAGATCAGCGAGGACCGACCCGAGCTCGAACGCTACGCCTGAGGTCTCCGTAATCGTTTTGTCGCCCGCCTAAGAACACCTAGCCATGAGTGAACGCCCCGACGACGACCGACTCGAGGAG
The sequence above is a segment of the Halalkalicoccus tibetensis genome. Coding sequences within it:
- a CDS encoding 30S ribosomal protein S19e, whose product is MTTLYDVPADELIEELSDRLADRLKRPDWAAYAKTGPSRDLPPEREDFWSVRAASLLRKVAIDGPVGVERLATHYGSAKRGSNRYQVAPPKQADGSDNVIRTILQQFEEEGLVSQQGEAGRVLTAEGRSLIDETAGDVLAEISEDRPELERYA